A stretch of the Muntiacus reevesi chromosome 8, mMunRee1.1, whole genome shotgun sequence genome encodes the following:
- the CLDN18 gene encoding claudin-18 isoform X1, which translates to MFTTRCQMVGFLLSVLGLAGCIVATEMDMWSTQDLYDNPVTAVFQYEGLWRSCVQQSSGFTECRPYLTILGLPAMLQAVRALMIVGIILSVIGLLVAVFALKCIRIGNMDDSAKAKMTLTSGIMFIIAGLCAIAGVSVFANMLVTNFWMSTASMYTSMGGMVQTVQTRYTFGAALFVGWVAGGLTLIGGVLMCIACRGLAPEETNYKAVSYHASGQNVAYRPGGFKVSTGFESSTRNKKIYDGGARTEDEGQSHPSKYDYV; encoded by the exons ATGTTCACCACCAGATGCCAAATGGTGGGCTTCCTGCTGTCCGTCCTGGGCCTGGCCGGCTGCATCGTTGCCACGGAGATGGACATGTGGAGCACCCAGGACCTATACGACAACCCGGTCACCGCCGTGTTCCAGTACGAAGGGCTCTGGCGCAGCTGCGTGCAGCAGAGCTCGGGCTTCACCGAGTGCCGGCCCTACCTCACCATCCTGGGCCTGCCAG CCATGCTGCAGGCGGTGCGAGCCCTGATGATCGTGGGCATCATCCTGAGTGTCATTGGCCTCCTGGTGGCCGTCTTTGCCCTAAAGTGCATCCGTATTGGCAACATGGATGACTCCGCCAAAGCCAAAATGACACTCACCTCTGGGATCATGTTCATCATCGCAG GTCTCTGTGCGATCGCTGGAGTGTCTGTGTTTGCCAACATGCTGGTTACTAACTTCTGGATGTCCACAGCTAGCATGTACACCAGCATGGGGGGGATGGTGCAGACTGTTCAGACCAG GTACACCTTTGGTGCGGCTCTGTTCGTGGGATGGGTCGCTGGAGGCCTCACGCTGATTGGGGGTGTGCTGATGTGCATCGCTTGCCGGGGTCTGGCCCCCGAGGAAACCAA ctaCAAAGCCGTCTCTTACCACGCCTCAGGTCAAAACGTTGCCTACAGGCCTGGAGGCTTCAAAGTCAGCACTGGCTTTGAGTCCAGCACCAGAAACAAGAAGATATATGACGGGGGTGCCCGCACAGAGGACGAGGGACAGTCTCACCCTTCCAAGTATGACTACGTGTAG